A genomic segment from Ornithorhynchus anatinus isolate Pmale09 chromosome 16, mOrnAna1.pri.v4, whole genome shotgun sequence encodes:
- the C16H1orf216 gene encoding UPF0500 protein C1orf216 homolog, with protein sequence MFALRPPDGPPFLGGKPPGNPARPLQPDNNSNFVARAYDANENWSPGEDGAPSREASPPSHNRAFLGKGSPPGPALALLSPPPEGAVRSPPEGAEGGRAEPEKAGAGPGSAASPLEDIGYSSSSLSIDSSPSPDGEVPGVLAGPGPESPEPDPLLPTLAAAVQHLQARERFKEWEKEKHHVHLVMYRRLALLQWLRGLQQRLVDQQARLQESYDTILDNRKELIRRLRQGAGPPQRSAQDSG encoded by the coding sequence ATGTTCGCGTTGCGTCCCCCAGACGGGCCCCCCTTCCTGGGGGGGAAGCCCCCAGGAAACCCAGCCCGGCCCCTGCAACCGGACAACAACTCCAACTTCGTGGCCAGGGCCTACGACGCCAACGAGAACTggagcccgggagaggacggcgccCCGAGCCGGGAGgcgtctcccccttcccacaaCCGGGCATTCCTGGGGAAGGggtcgccccccggccccgcactcgccttgctctctccacctcctgAGGGGGCGGTTCGGAGCCCCcccgagggggccgaggggggcagGGCCGAGCCGGAGAaagccggggccgggcctggatcAGCAGCCTCCCCCCTGGAAGACATCGGTTACTCCAGCAGCTCCCTGAGCATCGACAGCAGCCCGAGTCCAGACGGCGAGGTCCCAGGGGTCctcgccggcccgggcccggagtcCCCAGAGCCCGACCCCCTCCTCCCGACCCTGGCGGCGGCCGTCCAGCACCTGCAGGCCCGGGAGAGGttcaaggagtgggagaaagagaagcatCACGTTCACCTGGTCATGTACCGCCGGCTGGCCCTGCTTCAGTGGCTCCGCGGCCTGCAGCAGCGCCTGGTGGACCAGCAAGCCCGCCTGCAGGAGAGCTACGACACCATCCTGGACAACCGCAAGGAGCTCATCCGCCGCCTGCGGCAGGGGGCCGGCCCGCCGCAGCGCTCCGCTCAGGACAGCGGCtga